From Solanum lycopersicum chromosome 8, SLM_r2.1, the proteins below share one genomic window:
- the LOC138337854 gene encoding uncharacterized protein, whose protein sequence is MTVMEYSLKFIKLSRYATFLISNSRDEMRMFLIGISGDLEECQSAMLQDNMELSRLMIHVHQVENRHKKRCIRDAMRPEPQYKVGSRHGGHRNNFGVCEKPRFKKGQQSSGNSNSKKSTTPRRDRPDPKKHNAGGNSQPRPYPQGAAIAEHPKRNRFYSMKGKKEEEKSADVVTRMPQVLSTSIYGFLYQESTHSFVTPLLDLTFEILHKVLPDPIVVITPLVENPRKQNGGETERFRRVREFVSDIAP, encoded by the exons ATGACAGTCATGGAATATTCCCTGAAGTTTATTaaactatccaggtatgctactttCCTTATATCTAACAGTAGGGATGAGATGAGAATGTTCCTCATAGGGATTAGCGGAGATTTGGAGGAGTGTCAGTCTGCGATGCTTCAGGATAACATGGAACTCTCTAGGTTGATGATTCATGTCCATCAGGTAGAGAACAGGCACAAGAAGAGATGCATTCGTGATGCTATGAGACCTGAGCCTCAATATAAGGTAGGTTCCAGGCATGGAGGTCACAGAAACAATTTTGGCGTCTGTGAGAAGCCAAGATTTAAAAAGGGGCAACAGAGTTCAGGGAACTCTAATTCAAAGAAGAGTACAACGCCTAGAAGAGATAGACCTGACCCTAAGAAGCACAATGCAG GGGGTAATTCTCAGCCTAGGCCTTATCCACAGGGAGCAGCAATAGCCGAGCATCCTAAGAGGAACAGGTTCTATTCCATGAAGGGCaagaaggaggaggagaagtCTGCCGATGTTGTCACACGTATGCCTCAAGTATTGTCAACTTCTATTTATGGTTTTCTATATCAAGAGTCTACGcattcctttgtaactcctttgctTGATCTTACTTTTGAGATATTGCATAAAGTTTTGCCTGATCCTATTGTTGTTATTACACCTTTAGtagaaaat CCAAGAAAGCAAAATGGAGGAGAGACAGAGAGGTTTAGGCGTGTTAGAGAGTTTGTGTCAGATATTGCCCCTTAA